From Thermomonas sp. XSG, one genomic window encodes:
- a CDS encoding DUF3488 and transglutaminase-like domain-containing protein has protein sequence MAEHASPPMTARARMQVLLAAAACLLPLLLQLPAWLGPAFGVGALVVVAASWRRPMPALLRLLLSACALLAVAVVAPGIGRDTACAVLAAMLALKPSETFSLRDGRSLVGFGLFGPFATFLLDQGPASLALALLAVLLALLALQRLAADEGEVAQPAGRGAATFGVLRLFALGLPLALAAFWLFPRLPSPLWGLPHRSVATPGLSDTMTPGSMGELLLDDSPAARVQFFGGAPAQEQMYWRGPVLWDFDGRSWRQARDLQRLPAAPMRPAGAGWDYRIDLEPTEDRQLVALDLPTQLPDGAYASRDYTPWAETAQYNVSRWRMRSAPPAAFEAELPPPLRARALTLPRGYNPRTVALGRQWRRDAGSDARGRSDAAIIGRALAMIRRDFAYTLNVPLAGRNEVDDFLFDRREGYCEHFSSAFVVLMRAAGIPARVVTGYAGAYRNPIGDYWLVRKSDAHAWTEVWLPVRGWVRVDPTAAVAPERVYDTIADRQPGRIAGLDALVPMFNASDWLRRGWNDFVLGFNAQRQQSLLKPLGLDRLGAGALVALFAAIAALALAWMAWLIARGERQRDPLLRAWHALEARYRRLGRGRAAHEPALAWAIRVAADSPRAGQHLATLATRFNLARYAPAGNRAELQALLRDLRAHRP, from the coding sequence ATGGCTGAGCACGCATCGCCGCCGATGACGGCACGCGCCCGCATGCAGGTGCTGCTGGCGGCCGCCGCCTGCCTGCTGCCGCTGCTGCTGCAACTGCCGGCCTGGCTGGGGCCGGCCTTCGGCGTCGGCGCGCTGGTGGTGGTCGCGGCCTCCTGGCGGCGGCCGATGCCGGCGCTGCTGCGTCTGCTGCTCAGCGCCTGCGCACTGCTGGCGGTGGCGGTGGTGGCACCGGGCATCGGCCGCGATACCGCCTGCGCGGTGCTGGCCGCGATGCTGGCGCTCAAGCCCAGCGAAACCTTCAGCCTGCGCGACGGCCGCAGTCTGGTCGGCTTCGGCCTGTTCGGGCCGTTCGCCACTTTCCTGCTCGACCAGGGTCCGGCCAGCTTGGCGCTGGCGCTGCTGGCGGTGCTGCTGGCGCTGTTGGCGCTGCAGCGGCTGGCGGCAGACGAAGGCGAGGTGGCGCAGCCCGCCGGGCGCGGAGCGGCGACCTTCGGCGTGCTGCGCCTGTTCGCGCTCGGGCTGCCGCTGGCGCTGGCGGCGTTCTGGCTGTTCCCGCGGCTGCCCTCGCCGCTGTGGGGGCTGCCGCACCGCAGCGTCGCCACGCCGGGCCTGTCCGACACGATGACACCCGGCAGCATGGGCGAACTGCTGCTGGACGACAGCCCGGCCGCACGCGTGCAGTTCTTCGGCGGCGCGCCCGCGCAGGAGCAGATGTACTGGCGCGGGCCGGTGCTGTGGGATTTCGATGGCCGCAGCTGGCGGCAGGCGCGCGACCTGCAGCGCCTTCCCGCAGCACCGATGCGGCCGGCCGGCGCAGGCTGGGATTACCGCATCGACCTCGAACCGACCGAGGACCGCCAGCTGGTCGCACTGGACCTGCCCACGCAGCTGCCCGACGGCGCCTACGCCAGCCGCGATTACACGCCCTGGGCCGAAACCGCGCAGTACAACGTGTCGCGCTGGCGCATGCGTTCGGCGCCGCCGGCCGCGTTCGAGGCCGAGCTGCCGCCGCCGCTGCGCGCGCGTGCGCTGACGCTGCCGCGAGGCTACAACCCGCGCACCGTTGCGCTAGGCCGCCAGTGGCGGCGCGACGCCGGCAGCGACGCCCGGGGCCGCAGCGATGCCGCCATCATCGGCCGCGCGCTGGCGATGATCCGCCGCGATTTCGCCTACACCCTCAACGTGCCGCTGGCCGGCCGCAACGAGGTCGACGACTTCCTGTTCGACCGCAGGGAGGGCTATTGCGAGCACTTCAGCTCGGCTTTCGTGGTGCTGATGCGCGCCGCCGGCATTCCCGCACGGGTGGTCACCGGCTATGCCGGCGCCTATCGCAACCCGATCGGCGATTACTGGCTGGTACGCAAATCGGACGCGCATGCGTGGACGGAAGTGTGGCTGCCGGTACGCGGCTGGGTGCGGGTGGACCCCACTGCCGCGGTGGCGCCCGAGCGCGTGTACGACACCATCGCCGACCGCCAGCCGGGCCGCATCGCCGGGCTCGACGCGCTGGTGCCGATGTTCAACGCCAGCGACTGGCTGCGCCGCGGCTGGAACGACTTCGTACTGGGCTTCAACGCGCAGCGCCAGCAAAGCCTGCTCAAGCCGCTGGGGCTGGACCGGCTGGGCGCGGGCGCACTGGTCGCGCTGTTCGCCGCCATCGCCGCGCTGGCGCTGGCATGGATGGCCTGGCTGATCGCCCGCGGCGAACGCCAACGCGACCCGCTGCTGCGCGCCTGGCATGCGCTGGAGGCACGCTATCGCAGGCTTGGCCGCGGCCGCGCGGCGCACGAACCGGCGCTGGCCTGGGCCATCCGGGTGGCGGCGGACAGCCCGCGCGCCGGCCAGCACCTGGCCACGCTGGCCACGCGCTTCAACCTGGCGCGCTATGCACCGGCAGGCAACCGCGCGGAACTGCAGGCGCTGCTGCGCGATCTGCGCGCCCATCGCCCCTGA
- a CDS encoding DUF58 domain-containing protein, translated as MQAWMRPRAPETLPAQLTRHRIYVLPTASGLFFGLLLGAMLLGALNFNNNPALLLALLLAGAAQASLIAAHMQLSGLRVEAVAAEPVVAGEDLHLRIALGAADARVRRGLRVAVGEHATHVALDASGASAELRLPTTRRGLLPLPRLELSSVQPLGLARAWGYAWPAQSLLVYPAPETQAPPLPVPANGQDHAQAARSGDDPHHLRGYRPGDPPRTVAWKASARHDSLLVRDYEQQRGGELLLDWQQTAGLPYEQRIRRLARWVDDAERDGRRYGLQLPAQPPIASDRGPPHRHRCLRALALLPQDTPASEPAHG; from the coding sequence ATGCAGGCGTGGATGCGCCCGCGCGCGCCGGAAACGCTGCCGGCGCAGCTCACGCGCCACCGCATCTACGTGCTGCCCACCGCCAGCGGGCTGTTCTTCGGCCTGCTGCTGGGCGCGATGCTGCTGGGCGCACTCAACTTCAACAACAACCCGGCGCTGCTGCTGGCCCTGCTGCTGGCCGGCGCCGCGCAGGCCAGCCTGATCGCCGCGCATATGCAGCTGTCCGGGCTGCGGGTGGAAGCGGTGGCGGCCGAACCGGTGGTGGCCGGCGAGGACCTGCACCTGCGCATCGCGCTGGGCGCCGCCGATGCACGGGTCCGCCGCGGCCTGCGGGTGGCGGTGGGCGAACACGCCACCCACGTCGCGCTGGATGCCAGCGGTGCTTCCGCCGAGCTGCGCCTGCCGACCACGCGCCGCGGCCTGCTGCCGCTGCCGCGGCTGGAGCTGTCCAGCGTCCAGCCACTGGGGCTGGCGCGGGCCTGGGGGTACGCCTGGCCGGCGCAGTCGCTGCTGGTCTACCCGGCGCCGGAAACCCAGGCGCCACCGCTGCCGGTTCCCGCCAACGGGCAGGACCATGCGCAGGCCGCACGCTCCGGCGACGACCCGCACCACCTGCGCGGCTATCGGCCGGGGGACCCGCCGCGCACGGTCGCGTGGAAGGCTTCCGCCCGCCACGACAGCCTGCTGGTCCGCGACTACGAACAGCAGCGCGGCGGCGAACTGCTGCTGGACTGGCAGCAGACCGCCGGGCTGCCTTACGAGCAGCGCATCCGCCGGCTGGCGCGCTGGGTCGACGATGCCGAGCGCGACGGCCGCCGCTACGGCCTGCAGCTGCCGGCGCAACCGCCCATCGCCAGCGACCGCGGGCCGCCACACCGGCACCGCTGCCTGCGCGCGCTGGCGCTGCTGCCGCAGGACACGCCGGCGTCGGAGCCTGCGCATGGCTGA
- a CDS encoding AAA family ATPase, translating into MSAIPVPAPMLTDELQQALREAQAQVNTLVLGKPVQVRLAFVALLAGGHLLIEDLPGLGKTTLAHALAATLGLDFARVQFTSDLLPSDILGVSVYEAQARRFEFHPGPVFTHVLLADEINRAPPRTQSALLEAMAEHQVSIDGQTRALPDPFLVIATQNPVDLSGTYPLPDSQLDRFLLRLALGYPDAAAERALLAGSDRRELIANIAPVLDAPRILALRRAVPQVHAAEPLLDYVQALIARSRQQPGVRVGLSPRAGLALLRAARAHALLLGRGHVVPEDVQALFPAVAEHRLVADADTPAASLAKAILHAVAVD; encoded by the coding sequence ATGTCCGCGATCCCGGTACCGGCGCCGATGCTAACCGATGAGCTGCAGCAAGCCCTGCGCGAGGCGCAGGCGCAGGTGAACACCCTGGTGCTGGGCAAACCGGTGCAGGTGCGGCTGGCCTTCGTCGCCCTGCTGGCCGGCGGCCACCTGCTGATCGAGGACCTGCCCGGGCTCGGCAAGACCACCCTGGCCCACGCGCTGGCCGCGACGCTGGGGCTGGACTTCGCCCGCGTGCAGTTCACTTCCGACCTGCTGCCGTCCGACATCCTCGGCGTATCGGTGTACGAGGCGCAGGCGCGGCGCTTCGAGTTCCATCCCGGCCCGGTATTCACCCACGTGCTGCTGGCCGACGAGATCAACCGTGCGCCGCCTCGCACCCAGAGCGCGCTGCTGGAGGCGATGGCCGAACACCAGGTCAGCATCGACGGCCAGACCCGCGCCCTGCCCGATCCGTTCCTGGTGATCGCCACCCAGAACCCAGTCGATCTGTCCGGCACCTACCCGCTGCCGGATTCGCAGCTGGATCGCTTCCTGCTGCGGCTGGCGCTGGGCTATCCCGATGCGGCGGCGGAACGCGCGCTGCTGGCCGGCAGCGACCGCCGCGAACTGATCGCGAACATAGCGCCGGTGCTGGACGCGCCGCGCATCCTCGCGCTGCGCCGCGCGGTGCCGCAGGTGCATGCCGCCGAGCCGCTGCTGGATTACGTGCAGGCGCTGATCGCGCGCAGCCGCCAGCAGCCCGGCGTACGGGTGGGCCTGTCGCCGCGTGCGGGGCTGGCGCTGCTGCGCGCGGCGCGCGCGCATGCGCTGCTGCTGGGCCGCGGCCACGTGGTGCCCGAGGATGTGCAGGCGCTGTTCCCGGCGGTGGCCGAGCACCGGCTGGTGGCGGATGCCGACACCCCGGCCGCCAGCCTGGCCAAGGCGATCCTGCACGCGGTCGCGGTGGACTGA
- a CDS encoding glycosyltransferase family 39 protein — protein sequence MQDAVSATARRGFIAGWLLLCALKLALAVQLPLFVDEAFYWQEGQHPAWAYSDLPALTAWLARLGVEVFGQHALGLRLPFLLIGAALPWLVVRMAAREFGANTGWQAGLLALLLPLAGSLGLLALPDVPMLLATLLCLDAGLRLLRRVDVLGAGELALGLLLGGLTHYRFVAVIAVGFAGLLMLRDGHQALRHRAPWVAVAIGALAWLPLLLWNLRNADAGLRFQLVDRHPWHFGGDGLLLGLLQLLPATPLLLAAMALAAWRGMREPRPAARYLALCGGGIVLGFLLLGFFADRERVSFHWPLPGFVALLPLLPAALAGWPRGWRVATLATAAAGLVLVLGFFLMASVPAWREQTAGHRLYPANFAGWSALAEAVRGERAAMPAGTRLLAGNFKIGAELGFLLDDPRIAVLDHPLNHHHGRAPQLALWGLQHDGARDAPMLLVVAATDVKFREELAYFQQLCGQVGPLPPPRVLNIDHGRQRFLLFALPAQRGDGACVTPALANIDAPAAGARVERRFKVSAWAAKDVVGVRRVEVLLDGRVVATARRVGANPWVVDDFLQGRSRDPAVPQVQFAAEVDASALPAGTHWLGLRVTGGDSAVEDGPTQPVQLR from the coding sequence ATGCAGGATGCGGTAAGCGCGACGGCGCGGCGCGGGTTCATCGCCGGCTGGCTGCTGCTGTGCGCGCTCAAGCTGGCACTGGCGGTGCAGCTGCCGCTGTTCGTCGACGAGGCCTTCTACTGGCAGGAGGGTCAGCATCCGGCCTGGGCCTATTCCGACCTGCCGGCACTGACCGCGTGGCTGGCGCGGCTGGGCGTGGAAGTGTTCGGCCAGCATGCGCTGGGGCTGCGGCTGCCGTTCCTGCTGATCGGCGCGGCGCTCCCGTGGCTGGTGGTGCGGATGGCCGCGCGCGAATTCGGCGCGAACACCGGCTGGCAGGCCGGACTGCTCGCCCTGCTGCTGCCGCTGGCCGGCAGCCTGGGCCTGCTGGCGCTGCCGGACGTGCCGATGCTGCTGGCCACGCTGCTCTGCCTCGACGCCGGATTGCGGCTGTTGCGCCGGGTCGATGTCCTGGGGGCGGGCGAACTTGCGCTGGGCCTGCTGCTGGGCGGGTTGACCCATTACCGCTTCGTCGCGGTGATCGCGGTGGGTTTTGCCGGGTTGTTGATGCTGCGCGACGGGCACCAAGCGTTGCGGCATCGCGCACCGTGGGTGGCGGTTGCGATCGGCGCGCTGGCCTGGCTGCCGCTGCTGCTGTGGAACCTGCGCAACGCCGATGCCGGCCTGCGCTTCCAGCTGGTGGACAGGCATCCCTGGCATTTCGGCGGCGACGGCCTGCTGCTGGGCCTGCTGCAGCTGTTGCCGGCCACGCCGCTGCTGCTGGCGGCGATGGCGTTGGCCGCCTGGCGCGGCATGCGCGAGCCGCGTCCCGCCGCGCGCTACCTGGCGCTGTGCGGCGGCGGCATCGTGCTGGGCTTCCTGCTGCTGGGGTTCTTCGCCGACCGCGAACGGGTCAGCTTCCACTGGCCGCTGCCCGGCTTCGTCGCGCTGCTGCCGCTGCTGCCGGCGGCGCTGGCCGGCTGGCCGCGCGGCTGGCGCGTCGCCACCCTGGCCACCGCGGCGGCCGGCCTGGTGCTGGTGCTGGGCTTCTTCCTCATGGCCTCGGTGCCGGCGTGGCGCGAACAGACCGCGGGGCACCGCCTGTATCCGGCCAATTTCGCAGGCTGGAGCGCGCTGGCGGAGGCGGTGCGCGGCGAACGTGCCGCCATGCCGGCCGGGACGCGGCTGCTGGCCGGCAATTTCAAGATCGGCGCGGAGCTCGGGTTCCTGCTCGACGATCCGCGCATCGCCGTGCTCGACCATCCGCTCAACCACCACCACGGCCGCGCGCCGCAGCTGGCGCTGTGGGGGCTGCAGCACGACGGCGCCCGCGATGCGCCGATGCTGCTGGTGGTCGCCGCCACCGACGTGAAGTTCCGCGAGGAGCTGGCGTATTTCCAGCAGCTGTGCGGGCAGGTCGGCCCGCTGCCGCCGCCACGCGTGCTGAACATCGACCACGGCCGCCAGCGCTTCCTGCTGTTCGCATTGCCGGCGCAGCGCGGCGACGGGGCGTGCGTGACGCCGGCGCTGGCCAATATCGATGCGCCTGCAGCCGGCGCGCGGGTGGAGCGGCGGTTCAAGGTGTCGGCGTGGGCGGCCAAGGACGTGGTCGGCGTGCGCAGGGTGGAAGTACTGCTGGATGGGCGGGTGGTGGCCACCGCGCGCCGCGTGGGGGCCAATCCGTGGGTAGTCGATGATTTCCTGCAGGGCCGCTCGCGTGATCCGGCCGTGCCGCAGGTGCAGTTCGCCGCCGAGGTGGACGCCAGTGCGCTGCCGGCCGGCACGCACTGGCTGGGCCTGCGCGTGACCGGCGGCGACAGTGCGGTCGAGGACGGCCCCACACAACCTGTCCAGCTGCGTTGA
- a CDS encoding Maf family nucleotide pyrophosphatase, with protein sequence MPRLTLASTSRYRRELLERLRLPFDVARPEVDETALPGESPLALATRLAEAKAQAVAQALGDDGWVLGSDQVADLGGKALGKPGGRDAAIAQLRAMSGDVVHFHTALCLAHADGRALAAIDLTEVRFRALTDAEIERYVDAEQPFDCAGSFKSEGLGITLFESIDNRDPTALIGLPLIATCALLRQAGFTLP encoded by the coding sequence ATGCCCCGCCTGACCCTCGCCTCGACCTCGCGCTACCGTCGCGAACTGCTGGAACGGCTGCGCCTGCCGTTCGACGTCGCGCGCCCGGAGGTGGACGAAACCGCCCTGCCCGGCGAATCGCCGCTGGCGCTGGCCACGCGTCTTGCCGAAGCCAAGGCGCAGGCGGTGGCGCAGGCGCTGGGCGATGACGGCTGGGTACTGGGCTCGGATCAGGTTGCCGATCTCGGCGGCAAGGCGCTGGGCAAGCCGGGCGGCCGTGACGCCGCCATCGCCCAGCTGCGGGCGATGTCCGGCGACGTGGTGCATTTCCATACCGCGCTGTGCCTTGCCCATGCCGACGGCCGCGCGCTTGCCGCCATCGACCTCACCGAAGTGCGTTTCCGCGCGTTGACCGACGCCGAGATCGAGCGCTACGTGGATGCCGAACAGCCGTTCGACTGCGCCGGCAGCTTCAAGTCGGAAGGACTGGGCATCACCCTGTTCGAGTCCATCGACAACCGCGACCCGACCGCGCTGATCGGACTGCCATTGATCGCCACCTGCGCGCTGCTGCGGCAGGCGGGTTTTACCCTGCCCTGA
- a CDS encoding YceD family protein, with protein MSEQPTSRVPEVLDAWRMVAARREFEGRIPLAAMTRLRGSLVDAEGEVRYLLAFDTDSLKVPYVELRIDAELPLECQRGLQRFLQPMQMVQRLGLIRDEADEAALPPEYEPLLVPADGMLRPAELVEDELILALPVVPVSPDAEEVERDFAPTSEEAAQANPFAALSGWKKE; from the coding sequence ATGTCCGAACAGCCGACAAGCCGGGTGCCCGAAGTCTTGGATGCTTGGCGCATGGTGGCGGCGCGGCGCGAGTTCGAGGGCAGGATCCCGCTGGCGGCGATGACCCGGCTGCGCGGCAGCCTGGTCGATGCCGAAGGCGAGGTTCGCTACCTGTTGGCCTTCGATACCGACAGCCTGAAGGTGCCCTACGTCGAGCTGCGGATCGATGCGGAGCTGCCGCTGGAATGCCAGCGCGGCCTGCAGCGGTTCCTGCAGCCGATGCAGATGGTGCAGCGGCTGGGGTTGATCCGCGACGAGGCCGACGAAGCGGCCCTGCCGCCGGAGTACGAACCGCTGCTGGTGCCCGCCGACGGCATGCTGCGGCCGGCCGAGCTGGTCGAGGACGAATTGATTCTGGCGTTGCCGGTCGTGCCGGTGTCGCCCGATGCCGAGGAAGTCGAGCGCGATTTCGCGCCGACTTCGGAGGAGGCCGCCCAGGCCAACCCGTTCGCGGCGTTGTCCGGGTGGAAGAAGGAATAG
- the rpmF gene encoding 50S ribosomal protein L32: MAVQKSRVSPSRRGMRRAHDALSAKQLATDPTSGETHLRHHVTADGYYRGKQVIVPKTKVADEE, encoded by the coding sequence ATGGCCGTCCAGAAGTCCCGCGTTTCCCCGTCCCGCCGCGGCATGCGTCGCGCCCACGACGCCCTGTCCGCCAAGCAGCTGGCCACCGATCCGACCAGCGGCGAGACCCACCTGCGCCACCACGTGACCGCCGACGGCTACTACCGTGGCAAGCAGGTCATCGTGCCGAAGACCAAGGTGGCTGACGAGGAGTGA
- a CDS encoding beta-ketoacyl-ACP synthase III: MSQTESRIYARIAGTGSYLPEKVLTNDDLAKMVDTSDEWIAARTGIRERHVAAEGQTTSDLGYQAALRALEAAGVAAADIDLIVVGTTTPDLIFPSTACLIQHKLGVAGCPAFDVNAACSGFIYGLTIADKFIRSGAAKTALVIGAETLTRMLDWNDRGTCVLFGDGAGAVVLKADTDTGILSTHMHADGSKAELLWNPVGVSAGFKPEEQNAGVRVMMAGNEVFKHAVKALDSVVEEALESNGLDRTALDWLVPHQANLRIIEATAKRLAMPMDRVIVTVDRHGNTSSGSVPLALDEAVRSGRVQRGQLVLLEAFGGGFTWGSALLRY; encoded by the coding sequence ATGAGCCAGACCGAAAGCCGCATCTACGCCCGCATCGCCGGCACCGGCAGCTACCTGCCCGAGAAGGTGCTGACCAACGACGACCTGGCGAAGATGGTGGACACCAGCGACGAGTGGATCGCCGCACGCACCGGCATCCGCGAGCGCCACGTGGCGGCGGAAGGCCAGACCACCAGCGACCTTGGCTACCAGGCCGCGTTGCGCGCGCTGGAGGCCGCCGGTGTCGCCGCGGCGGACATCGACCTGATCGTGGTCGGCACCACCACCCCGGACCTGATCTTCCCGTCCACCGCCTGCCTGATCCAGCACAAGCTGGGCGTCGCCGGCTGCCCGGCATTCGACGTCAACGCGGCCTGCTCCGGCTTCATCTACGGGCTGACCATCGCCGACAAGTTCATCCGCTCGGGCGCGGCCAAGACCGCGCTGGTGATCGGCGCGGAAACCCTGACCCGCATGCTGGACTGGAACGACCGCGGCACCTGCGTGCTGTTCGGCGACGGTGCCGGCGCGGTGGTACTCAAGGCCGATACCGACACCGGCATCCTCAGCACCCACATGCATGCCGATGGCAGCAAGGCGGAACTGCTGTGGAACCCGGTGGGCGTTTCGGCGGGCTTCAAGCCGGAAGAGCAGAACGCCGGCGTGCGGGTGATGATGGCCGGCAACGAGGTGTTCAAGCACGCGGTGAAGGCGCTGGACTCGGTGGTCGAGGAAGCGCTGGAATCGAACGGGCTGGACCGCACCGCGCTGGACTGGCTGGTGCCGCACCAGGCCAACCTGCGCATCATCGAAGCCACCGCCAAGCGCCTGGCCATGCCGATGGACCGGGTGATCGTGACCGTGGACAGGCACGGCAACACCTCCTCCGGCTCGGTGCCGCTGGCGCTGGACGAGGCGGTGCGCTCGGGCCGGGTGCAGCGTGGCCAGCTGGTGCTGCTGGAAGCGTTCGGCGGCGGTTTCACCTGGGGCTCGGCACTGCTGCGCTATTGA
- the fabD gene encoding ACP S-malonyltransferase: protein MQSNPVALVFPGQGSQAVGMLAELAELHPVLKATFQEASEGAGVDLWALSQGGPEEMLNRTEYTQPALLAAGVAVWRLWSEQGGTMPSVLAGHSLGEYTALVAAGALSLQDGAHLVRIRGQLMQDAAPAGTGAMAAVLGAEDALVEAVCAEASGAQVVVPANYNSPGQIVIGGDAAAVDRALALLQEKGVRKAVKLAVSVPSHTPMMREAANRLAQTMAGMEWKLPALPVVQNVDARAHDSVDAIREALVRQLYLPVQWTGCVQALAARGVTRIAECGPGKVLTGLVKRIDKSLDARALGTPAEFAGAIEEWNS, encoded by the coding sequence ATCCAATCCAATCCGGTCGCCCTGGTGTTTCCCGGCCAGGGCTCGCAGGCGGTCGGCATGCTGGCCGAGCTGGCCGAACTGCACCCTGTCTTGAAGGCCACGTTCCAGGAGGCCTCCGAAGGCGCCGGCGTGGACCTGTGGGCGCTGTCGCAGGGCGGCCCCGAGGAAATGCTGAACCGCACCGAATACACCCAGCCGGCGCTGCTGGCCGCGGGCGTGGCGGTGTGGCGGCTGTGGAGCGAGCAGGGCGGCACGATGCCGTCGGTGCTGGCCGGCCACAGCCTGGGCGAATACACCGCGCTGGTCGCCGCGGGCGCATTGTCGCTGCAGGACGGGGCGCATCTGGTGCGCATCCGCGGCCAGTTGATGCAGGACGCCGCGCCTGCCGGTACCGGTGCCATGGCGGCCGTGCTGGGTGCGGAGGATGCGCTGGTCGAAGCCGTCTGCGCGGAGGCTTCGGGCGCGCAGGTGGTGGTGCCCGCCAACTACAACTCGCCGGGTCAGATCGTGATCGGTGGCGACGCCGCGGCGGTGGACCGCGCGCTGGCGCTGCTGCAGGAGAAAGGCGTACGCAAGGCGGTGAAGCTGGCGGTCAGCGTGCCGTCGCATACCCCGATGATGCGCGAGGCCGCCAACCGGCTGGCGCAGACCATGGCCGGGATGGAATGGAAGCTGCCGGCGTTGCCGGTGGTGCAGAACGTGGATGCCCGTGCGCACGACAGCGTCGACGCGATCCGCGAGGCGCTGGTGCGCCAGCTCTACCTGCCGGTGCAGTGGACCGGCTGCGTGCAGGCGCTGGCCGCGCGCGGGGTCACCCGGATCGCCGAGTGCGGCCCGGGCAAGGTGCTGACCGGTCTGGTCAAGCGCATCGACAAATCGCTCGACGCCCGCGCGTTGGGTACTCCGGCCGAATTCGCCGGCGCCATCGAGGAATGGAATTCATGA
- the fabG gene encoding 3-oxoacyl-ACP reductase FabG produces the protein MSELLLKGEVALVTGASRGIGAAIADELAALGATVIGTATSDAGAQAIGERLAARGGHGRRLDVNEAGAIEALVDAVSTEFGAISILVNNAGITRDNLLMRMKDEDWQAILDTNLTSVYRASKAVLRGMMKARKGRIVNIASVIGVTGNAGQANYAAAKAGIIAFSKSLAKEIGSRGITVNVVAPGFIATDMTADLPEAAKEAMLGQIALGRLGEPADIARAVAFLAGPSAAYITGETLHVNGGMYMP, from the coding sequence ATGAGCGAGTTGTTGCTGAAGGGCGAGGTTGCGCTGGTCACCGGCGCATCGCGCGGGATCGGCGCGGCGATTGCCGACGAGCTGGCGGCACTGGGCGCGACCGTCATCGGCACCGCCACCAGCGATGCCGGTGCGCAGGCGATCGGCGAACGGCTGGCCGCGCGCGGTGGCCACGGCCGCCGGCTCGACGTCAACGAGGCCGGCGCGATCGAGGCGCTGGTGGACGCCGTGTCCACCGAGTTCGGCGCAATCTCCATCCTGGTCAACAACGCCGGCATCACCCGCGACAACCTGCTGATGCGGATGAAGGACGAGGACTGGCAGGCCATCCTCGATACCAACCTGACCAGCGTGTACCGCGCGTCGAAAGCGGTGCTGCGCGGGATGATGAAGGCGCGCAAGGGCCGCATCGTCAACATCGCCTCGGTGATCGGCGTGACCGGCAACGCCGGCCAAGCCAACTACGCCGCGGCCAAGGCCGGGATCATCGCGTTCAGCAAGTCGCTGGCCAAGGAGATCGGCTCGCGCGGGATCACCGTGAACGTGGTCGCGCCGGGCTTCATCGCCACCGACATGACCGCCGACCTGCCGGAGGCCGCGAAGGAGGCGATGCTGGGACAGATCGCGCTTGGGCGCCTGGGCGAACCGGCCGACATCGCCCGCGCGGTGGCTTTCCTCGCGGGTCCGTCGGCGGCCTACATCACCGGCGAGACCCTGCACGTCAACGGCGGCATGTACATGCCGTGA
- the acpP gene encoding acyl carrier protein has protein sequence MSNIEERVKKIVVEQLGVKEEEVTNSASFVDDLGADSLDTVELVMALEEEFECEIPDEDAEKISTVQAAIDYIKAHVKA, from the coding sequence ATGAGCAACATCGAAGAGCGCGTCAAGAAGATCGTCGTCGAGCAACTGGGCGTCAAGGAAGAAGAAGTCACCAACAGCGCGTCGTTCGTCGACGATCTGGGCGCTGACTCGCTGGACACCGTGGAGCTGGTGATGGCGCTCGAGGAAGAGTTCGAGTGCGAGATCCCGGACGAGGACGCGGAAAAGATCAGCACCGTGCAGGCTGCGATCGACTACATCAAGGCCCACGTCAAGGCGTAA